One genomic region from bacterium encodes:
- a CDS encoding four helix bundle protein, protein MKKVEDLDVFKLAHEMALKIYQITTNYPDVERFGLTSQMKRASASICMNLMEGAHRISTNEYRHFVSISRGSCGEMKYQLMLSKDLGYLDENTFKEMREAYERVSMMLTRLYSSLK, encoded by the coding sequence ATGAAAAAAGTAGAAGATTTAGATGTTTTTAAACTTGCTCACGAGATGGCTCTGAAGATTTATCAAATTACTACAAACTACCCTGATGTTGAACGATTTGGGTTAACATCTCAAATGAAGAGAGCATCAGCATCAATTTGTATGAATCTGATGGAGGGAGCCCACCGCATTAGCACGAATGAATATAGACATTTCGTCAGCATATCGAGAGGTTCTTGCGGAGAGATGAAATATCAGCTTATGCTATCCAAAGATTTGGGATATTTAGATGAGAACACTTTTAAAGAGATGAGAGAAGCGTATGAAAGAGTAAGTATGATGCTTACAAGATTATATAGTTC